A window of Candidatus Rokuibacteriota bacterium contains these coding sequences:
- a CDS encoding indolepyruvate oxidoreductase subunit beta family protein, translating into MSAARRPVSILIAALGGQGGGVLTEWIVAAATHAGLPVQATSIPGVAQRTGATTYYLEIYPEALPAGSPDPVFSLYPMPGDVDVIMASELLEAGRMVEMDYASPERTTLITSTHRLFAIAEKTALGNGIFPRERVEEAARALSRRLIACDALAVARAAGSEVNAVLMGSLAASGALPLAAMDFEAAIRVGGVAVERNLAGFKAGIEIAAGAAAPESAPARPWAEIKVERAHALGVRSADFLAVMAQIEGEFPAALHATLGEAAARLIDYQDAGYAARFLGRVRLVRARDTETRLTERFARRLAVWMSYEDAIRVADLKTRRSRFERIRRDHGAANGQVLVVTDYLKPDLDEIYGILPAAIGGPIARWAERRWPDGRPTITQHVRTTSVLGYARVWALGRLRWLRPSSLRAQREFVLIDRWQQAVIDAAALDYDLACEVADIATVVRGYGEVRRRLSGAFTRFLDEILAPAVARDRAAGKGYARARDIVGETREKLLADEKGIESALLEAARS; encoded by the coding sequence ATGAGCGCCGCGCGCCGTCCCGTCTCCATCTTGATCGCGGCCCTCGGCGGACAGGGGGGCGGCGTGCTGACCGAGTGGATCGTCGCCGCGGCCACCCACGCGGGCCTGCCGGTCCAGGCGACGTCCATCCCCGGCGTGGCGCAGCGCACCGGGGCGACGACCTACTATCTCGAGATCTATCCCGAGGCGCTTCCGGCCGGCTCTCCGGACCCGGTCTTTTCCCTCTACCCGATGCCGGGCGACGTCGACGTGATCATGGCCTCGGAGCTGCTCGAGGCGGGGCGCATGGTCGAGATGGACTACGCCTCGCCCGAGCGGACCACGCTCATCACGAGCACCCACCGCCTCTTCGCCATCGCCGAGAAGACGGCGCTCGGCAACGGCATCTTCCCGCGCGAGCGGGTGGAGGAGGCGGCGCGGGCGCTGTCGCGGCGCCTGATCGCGTGCGACGCGCTCGCCGTCGCGCGGGCTGCCGGCAGCGAGGTCAACGCGGTACTGATGGGGTCGCTGGCGGCCTCGGGCGCGCTCCCGCTTGCAGCAATGGACTTCGAGGCGGCCATTCGCGTGGGCGGCGTCGCCGTCGAGCGCAACCTCGCCGGCTTCAAGGCGGGCATTGAGATCGCGGCCGGTGCGGCGGCTCCGGAGAGCGCTCCGGCGCGGCCGTGGGCAGAGATCAAGGTCGAGCGGGCGCACGCTCTCGGGGTGAGGAGCGCCGACTTCCTCGCCGTCATGGCGCAGATTGAAGGCGAGTTTCCGGCGGCGCTTCATGCGACGCTCGGCGAGGCGGCCGCGCGCCTCATCGACTACCAGGACGCGGGCTACGCAGCACGCTTCCTCGGGCGCGTGCGGCTCGTGCGCGCGCGGGACACGGAGACGCGGCTGACCGAGCGCTTCGCGCGGCGCCTCGCCGTGTGGATGAGCTACGAGGACGCCATCCGCGTGGCCGACCTCAAGACGCGCCGCAGCCGCTTCGAACGCATCCGGCGCGACCACGGCGCGGCGAACGGCCAGGTGCTGGTGGTGACGGACTACCTCAAGCCCGACCTCGACGAGATCTACGGCATCCTGCCTGCCGCGATCGGTGGGCCCATCGCCCGCTGGGCCGAGCGGCGCTGGCCCGACGGGCGTCCGACCATCACCCAGCACGTCAGGACCACGTCGGTGCTGGGCTACGCTCGTGTCTGGGCGCTGGGACGGCTCCGCTGGCTCCGGCCCTCGTCGCTCCGCGCCCAGCGGGAGTTCGTCCTCATAGATCGCTGGCAGCAGGCGGTCATCGATGCGGCGGCTCTCGACTACGACCTCGCCTGTGAGGTCGCGGACATCGCGACCGTGGTGCGCGGTTATGGCGAGGTCAGACGCCGCCTCTCCGGCGCCTTCACGCGCTTCCTCGACGAGATCCTGGCGCCGGCCGTCGCCCGCGACCGGGCGGCCGGGAAGGGCTATGCGCGCGCCCGGGACATCGTCGGCGAGACACGCGAGAAGCTCCTCGCCGACGAAAAGGGCATCGAGTCGGCGCTCCTCGAGGCCGCGCGCTCGTGA
- a CDS encoding enoyl-CoA hydratase/isomerase family protein, translating to MSGNVTLMRDGAVATLSLNRPERRNSLSDAMLTDLGAALAELRDDAGTRVVILTGAPPVFSAGADAPHARAKTDEERRRLFLENKSQFRRLFERATGALETLEQATIAMINGHAVGGGWGLLLACDFRFAAAEAQFWIPEVDLGVPLGVASTTRFVRFVGPTKAKEIIMGCHRYSAAETQAMGLVTRVVPGSELEQAVKDYAQHLLKKPFRALAEVKARINAIASNGIPVINAMTEGFLDRP from the coding sequence GTGAGCGGCAACGTCACGCTGATGCGGGACGGGGCTGTGGCCACACTCTCGCTCAACCGTCCCGAGCGACGCAACTCGCTGAGCGACGCCATGCTGACCGATCTCGGGGCGGCGCTCGCCGAATTGCGGGACGATGCGGGCACGCGCGTCGTCATCCTGACGGGCGCGCCGCCCGTTTTTTCCGCCGGGGCGGACGCGCCACACGCCCGCGCCAAGACGGACGAGGAGCGCCGGCGCCTCTTCCTGGAGAATAAGAGCCAGTTCCGCAGGCTCTTCGAGCGGGCCACTGGAGCGCTCGAGACCCTCGAGCAGGCGACGATCGCGATGATCAACGGCCACGCGGTCGGCGGCGGCTGGGGCCTGCTGCTGGCCTGCGACTTCCGCTTCGCCGCGGCCGAGGCGCAGTTCTGGATTCCCGAGGTGGACCTGGGCGTGCCGCTCGGCGTGGCTTCGACGACGCGCTTCGTCCGGTTCGTCGGCCCGACCAAGGCCAAGGAGATCATCATGGGCTGCCACCGCTACTCGGCGGCCGAGACACAGGCCATGGGGCTCGTGACGCGCGTCGTGCCTGGTTCGGAACTCGAACAGGCCGTGAAGGACTACGCCCAGCACCTGCTCAAGAAGCCCTTCCGCGCGCTCGCCGAGGTCAAGGCGCGCATCAACGCCATCGCCTCAAA